From the genome of Alicyclobacillus sp. SO9:
CGGCTTTGTATGTATTCACACATGATTCCATTGCAGTAGGCGAAGACGGTCCCACACACGAACCGGTTGAGCAGGTCGCTGGGTTAAGGTCGATTCCGGGGTTGTTGGTTTTCCGACCGGCAGATGGCACAGAGACAGCGCAGGCGGTGCGTTATGCGCTTGAACACAGAGACCGGCCTGTTGCTTTGGCTTTAACACGACAAAAATTGCCTTCATTGCAAGAAGTGGCCAATCATGAAGGCGACTTTGGCAAAGGTGCATATGTGCTGTATGAATCGGGATCTGGAGACCCTTTGGTGTTGTTGGCGAGCGGTTCAGAAGTGAACCTCGTGTTGGATGCAGCTAAAAAGCTGGCAGAACAGGGTCAAGCAGTGCGCGTCGTAAACGTCACCTCTATGGAACTGTTTGATGAGCAAGATAAGTCATATCGGGAACAGGTTCTTCCACCTGCGATGACACGCAGACTAGCAGTGGAGATGGCGCACCCCATGCCGTGGTACAAATATGTGGGTCTTAATGGACGCGTACTCGGGATTGACAGATTCGGTGCGTCTGCGCCTGGAGATACGGTGGTTGCGAACTACGGCTTTACCGTCGAAAACGTCTTGAAAATTGCTGCTGAAATACAGTAGGGACGTCACCAGTAGGGAAGCCTAGGGCTGAAGACGGCGACATCAAAATCAATGCCATTCGGTTGTGGTACAGTGCAGGGAGCCCCGTGCTGTACCACACGTGCTTTTCGCATGTACCAAGCATTCATTCATCTTGAACCATTGGTCTCAACACAACTGCCAAGGTGATTAGCGGCCCAAGACGTATTTCTTAAGGAGTTTATCAACAGCTTTTGTTGGCAAAAGGGTTGTTGCAACGGGCATCAATTTTGAATCATAGGTCGCAGCGTACCGTGCCTTGGGATGCTCAGACTGCACAATGTCGCGGATGGTCTTAGCGATGACCAAAGGTTTTGCTCCGCCATCTGCCATTCGGTCGTTTTGGAATTTCGTGTAGCTGTGTTTGTACGGCGATGCCTCCACAGCCCAGTCTTCAATCGATGTGGATACGGTAGAACCAAAATTTGTCTCCACACTCCCCGGTGCCACCACTGATACTGTCACGCCAGCGTCAGCCAATTCAACGCGCATGGCGTCTGAGATGGCTTCTACGGCATGTTTGCTGGCCGTATAAGCACCCATGAGTGGAATGGATACTTTTCCGAGTACGGAGGAGATGTTGATAATTTTCCCTCTCTGGCGTTGCCGCATGAGCGGAAGCAGTGCTTGACTAACGGCAACAAGTCCAAACACGTTCGTTTCGAATTGCTTACGCAAGCGATTTAAGGGTAATTCTTCGATTGCACCTGCTTCTGCGTAGCCGGCGTTGTTAACAAGAACATCCACACCATAGCCGTTTGTGAGTGCCAGTACTTCGTTTTTCATATTGGAGATGGA
Proteins encoded in this window:
- a CDS encoding SDR family oxidoreductase → MQKILVTGATSGIGLAAATLLAVEGHQVIATGRTEEKLRRVEQAADKANVTIRRVKLDVSDSESISNMKNEVLALTNGYGVDVLVNNAGYAEAGAIEELPLNRLRKQFETNVFGLVAVSQALLPLMRQRQRGKIINISSVLGKVSIPLMGAYTASKHAVEAISDAMRVELADAGVTVSVVAPGSVETNFGSTVSTSIEDWAVEASPYKHSYTKFQNDRMADGGAKPLVIAKTIRDIVQSEHPKARYAATYDSKLMPVATTLLPTKAVDKLLKKYVLGR